The DNA sequence AAATGATTCATACCGCTAGTTTAGTTCATGATGATGTGGTTGATGATGCAGAATTAAGAAGACAAGTTCCCACTGTCAACAGTTTATTTGGTAATCGCATTGCGGTTTTGGCAGGGGATTTCTTATTTGCCCAATCATCTTGGTATTTAGCAAACTTGGATAATTTGCAAGTAGTTAAATTACTCTCTGAAGTAATTAGGGATTTTGCAGAAGGAGAAATCCAGCAGGGTTTAAGTTGTTTTGATACCGATGTATCCTTAGAAAAATATTTACAAAAGAGTTATTTTAAAACTGCTTCCTTGATTGCCAATAGTGCTAAGGCGGCAGCCATCCTAAGTGATTCTAATGGGGAAACAGCCCAAAAAATTTATAACTATGGCAAAAATTTAGGACTAGCTTTCCAAATTGTCGATGATATATTAGATTTTACCTCCCCCACCGAAGTTTTAGGCAAACCCGCAGGTTCAGATTTAGCTAGTGGAAATTTAACCGCCCCTGTTATATTTGCTATGGAGGAAAATCCTTCTTTAAAAATGTTCATTGAAAGGGAATTCAGTGAGGATGGAGATTTAGAAAAGGCTTTACAATTGGTATATGATAGTCAGGGTATTGATAAATCTAGGGCGATGGCAGAATATCATAGTAAACTAGCCCTTGAGGATTTAGATTGTTTATCTCCTTCTCCTTCTACTCAGGCGTTAATTGAATTAACTGATTATCTTTTAAGTAGAATTAAATAATATCAATTGTTGATTATGTGCAATGGTTAATTTTATTTTTTCCTCATCTTTTATATTAATAATATAGATTGCATCCAAATAAAAACTTTTATAATCTAGGAATTTTAA is a window from the Cyanobacterium stanieri LEGE 03274 genome containing:
- the sds gene encoding solanesyl diphosphate synthase; protein product: MTTVTSLFQPVDQDLHLLIDNLTKLVGAQHPILGAAAEHLFSAGGKRIRPAIVLLVSRATMNGEDITSRHRRLAEITEMIHTASLVHDDVVDDAELRRQVPTVNSLFGNRIAVLAGDFLFAQSSWYLANLDNLQVVKLLSEVIRDFAEGEIQQGLSCFDTDVSLEKYLQKSYFKTASLIANSAKAAAILSDSNGETAQKIYNYGKNLGLAFQIVDDILDFTSPTEVLGKPAGSDLASGNLTAPVIFAMEENPSLKMFIEREFSEDGDLEKALQLVYDSQGIDKSRAMAEYHSKLALEDLDCLSPSPSTQALIELTDYLLSRIK